One stretch of Schlesneria sp. DSM 10557 DNA includes these proteins:
- the rpsD gene encoding 30S ribosomal protein S4, protein MGRYSGPKGRVNRRLGAMVFENAGAAKALEKRPNPPGMAERRRKLSTYGLALADKQKIKYHYGMREAQLRRYFAKARAQKGNTGDILLVMCERRLDNVVRRAGFTTTRLQARQGIVHRHFQLNGKTIDKPSIFVSPGDVITLRNRPNVKKLYREIVDNSSRQSVDWVSFDSKDLEARVQALPTAGDATVPPIEIGRVIAFMSR, encoded by the coding sequence ATGGGTCGGTATTCGGGTCCCAAGGGACGAGTTAATCGCCGGTTGGGGGCGATGGTGTTTGAGAACGCCGGAGCTGCAAAGGCTTTGGAAAAGCGTCCGAATCCTCCTGGGATGGCCGAGCGTCGCCGTAAACTGTCCACCTACGGTCTGGCTCTCGCTGACAAGCAGAAGATCAAGTACCACTACGGGATGCGCGAAGCTCAGCTGCGTCGCTATTTCGCCAAGGCACGTGCCCAGAAGGGTAACACCGGCGATATTCTGCTGGTGATGTGCGAACGCCGTCTCGATAACGTTGTCCGCCGCGCTGGTTTTACGACCACGCGTCTGCAGGCACGTCAGGGGATCGTTCACCGACACTTCCAGCTCAACGGAAAGACGATTGACAAGCCCTCGATCTTCGTTTCCCCAGGCGATGTGATCACTCTCCGCAACCGACCAAACGTCAAGAAGTTGTACCGCGAAATCGTCGACAACTCGTCTCGTCAGTCAGTTGACTGGGTCTCATTCGATTCGAAGGACTTGGAAGCCCGCGTTCAGGCTCTGCCCACCGCTGGTGATGCGACTGTACCACCGATCGAAATCGGTCGCGTGATCGCTTTCATGTCTCGCTAA
- a CDS encoding menaquinone biosynthesis family protein yields MSEKTLIRVGHSPDPDDAFMFYALANDKIDTGNYRFTHELQDIQTLNERALRGELELTAVSLHGYAYMTQTYALCACGCSMGDNYGPMIVAKQPGSLNDFRGKTIAIPGKLTTAYLALRLALGDDFKAVVYPFDEILKVTSEGKVDAGLIIHEGQLTYQNDGLHLIVDLGKWWMNETQLPLPLGGNAIRRDLGPKAMVEVTALLKQSIQYALDHRADALAYALQFGRDLDRSQADKFVGMYVNDWTIDFGERGRKAVSLLLERAYQAKIVPEPVKLEFIG; encoded by the coding sequence ATGTCCGAAAAGACCCTCATTCGTGTTGGACACAGTCCTGACCCTGACGACGCGTTCATGTTTTATGCGCTCGCCAATGACAAGATCGACACAGGCAACTACAGGTTCACTCACGAGCTTCAGGATATCCAGACGCTGAATGAGCGAGCTCTTCGAGGTGAGCTGGAGCTGACTGCCGTCAGTCTGCATGGCTACGCCTACATGACCCAGACCTACGCACTTTGTGCGTGTGGCTGCAGCATGGGTGACAACTACGGCCCCATGATCGTCGCGAAGCAGCCAGGAAGCCTGAACGACTTCCGTGGCAAAACCATCGCGATCCCCGGCAAGCTGACGACTGCCTACCTGGCACTTCGCCTCGCTCTGGGAGACGACTTCAAGGCGGTCGTTTACCCCTTCGACGAGATTCTCAAAGTAACCAGCGAAGGCAAAGTTGACGCCGGACTGATCATTCACGAAGGCCAGCTGACGTACCAGAACGATGGCCTGCACCTGATCGTCGACCTCGGCAAGTGGTGGATGAACGAAACACAGCTTCCTCTGCCCCTAGGTGGCAACGCCATCCGACGTGACCTGGGTCCGAAGGCGATGGTTGAAGTGACTGCGCTGCTGAAGCAAAGCATCCAGTATGCCCTCGACCACCGTGCAGACGCGCTGGCATACGCACTCCAATTCGGTCGCGACCTGGATCGAAGTCAGGCCGACAAATTTGTCGGGATGTACGTCAATGACTGGACGATCGACTTCGGCGAGCGAGGTCGCAAAGCTGTTTCGCTTCTGCTTGAACGAGCGTATCAGGCGAAGATCGTTCCCGAACCCGTTAAGCTTGAGTTCATCGGCTGA
- a CDS encoding dihydrodipicolinate synthase family protein — protein MPSVPSTPAFPKPIRGIVPPVVTPLIGRDDLDHAGLERLLNHQIDAGVAGLFILGTTGEGPSLSYRLRYELVERTCEIVAGRVPVLVGITDTSLVEALELATYSHGVGAAAVVAAPPYYFSVEQSHVSRFISELADDSPLPLFVYNMPSCVKLSLTFETVRQLADHKNICGVKDSSGDIEAFRKLLELRSVRPDWTFLMGPEHLTAESVLMGGDGGVNGGANLYPRLFVELFQATDAKDHAEINRLQKLVMELGNLYGISGEGPSGYLSGLKCALSVAGICSEQLAPPFSTVTASDRSKISDLLASVGPQLPVQHAAARVAN, from the coding sequence ATGCCTTCCGTTCCTTCCACTCCTGCTTTCCCGAAACCAATTCGCGGCATCGTGCCTCCCGTAGTGACTCCGCTCATTGGACGCGACGATCTGGATCACGCTGGACTGGAACGTCTGCTCAACCATCAAATCGACGCCGGGGTCGCGGGGTTATTCATCCTGGGCACGACAGGCGAAGGTCCCAGTCTTTCGTACCGACTCCGCTATGAACTGGTCGAACGCACATGCGAAATTGTCGCCGGGCGTGTCCCGGTGCTCGTCGGAATCACCGACACATCTCTCGTCGAAGCCCTTGAACTGGCAACGTATTCTCATGGCGTCGGCGCCGCTGCGGTTGTCGCGGCACCACCTTACTATTTTTCGGTCGAGCAATCGCACGTCAGCCGCTTTATCTCGGAACTGGCCGACGATTCTCCGCTTCCACTGTTCGTCTACAACATGCCTTCCTGCGTGAAGCTGTCCCTGACGTTCGAGACCGTCCGACAACTGGCCGACCATAAGAACATTTGTGGCGTGAAGGACAGCTCAGGCGACATCGAGGCCTTCCGCAAGCTGCTGGAACTGCGGTCCGTCCGCCCCGACTGGACATTCCTGATGGGCCCTGAACATCTGACTGCCGAATCCGTCCTTATGGGGGGAGATGGAGGGGTCAATGGGGGTGCCAATCTGTATCCAAGGTTGTTCGTCGAACTCTTTCAGGCGACAGACGCAAAAGACCACGCGGAAATCAATCGCCTGCAAAAGCTGGTCATGGAACTGGGAAACCTTTACGGCATCTCTGGCGAAGGCCCATCCGGCTATCTGTCGGGCCTGAAGTGCGCCCTGTCAGTCGCGGGAATCTGTTCCGAGCAACTTGCTCCCCCATTCAGCACTGTCACCGCATCAGATCGGTCAAAAATTTCTGACTTACTGGCGTCGGTCGGCCCACAGCTCCCTGTTCAGCACGCAGCCGCCCGCGTGGCCAACTGA
- a CDS encoding sodium:solute symporter, whose product MSAGRSIPGWAVGMSIVGSYISSISFIANPGKAYQGNWNAFVLAVTMPLAAWISVKYFVPFYRRSGQLSAYEHFEVRFGPWARTYGVVCFLLTQFARLGMILYLLALALAPLIGLEVSTIIIISGIAITIYPLFGGTEGVIWTGVVQSCVLVAGVALCGLAVVMQISGGLPELFQVAVANHKFSLGDMDLGVTQSTFWVMVLFGLVTHLQNFGIDQGYIQRYATAKSDEDAARSVWMGGLCFIPLSAAFFFIGTALFVLYQQRPSDLPPNIKSDAVFPHFIGSQLPPGVMGLVLAAIFSAAMDSNLNCCATLYLCDIHRRYIHPDAGEKESMRVLHYSTLIMGMLSICAALAMVGRQRNALDVWWKLSGIFSGGLLGLFLLGLLSRRANSRHAAIAVSAGVIVIVWMTVTPMASGYLSSQGLGWFVSPFNDNLIIVVGALTILLIGLTASRLAERQTREVRIDPLPESVIDQELST is encoded by the coding sequence ATGTCGGCTGGTCGCTCCATCCCCGGCTGGGCGGTCGGCATGTCGATTGTCGGCTCCTACATCAGCAGCATCAGCTTCATCGCCAACCCAGGTAAGGCATACCAGGGGAACTGGAATGCATTCGTCCTCGCAGTGACGATGCCTCTTGCCGCATGGATCTCAGTCAAATACTTCGTCCCGTTCTACCGGCGAAGCGGCCAGCTGTCGGCCTACGAACATTTCGAAGTACGATTCGGCCCCTGGGCTCGAACATACGGCGTCGTTTGTTTCCTGCTGACTCAGTTCGCGCGGCTGGGGATGATCCTCTACCTGCTGGCACTGGCACTGGCGCCGCTGATCGGGCTGGAAGTATCGACGATCATTATCATCAGCGGCATCGCAATCACCATTTACCCGTTGTTCGGTGGCACCGAAGGGGTCATCTGGACCGGCGTCGTTCAGTCATGCGTGCTGGTCGCCGGAGTCGCCCTGTGCGGACTGGCTGTCGTCATGCAAATCAGCGGAGGACTGCCTGAACTGTTCCAAGTCGCGGTAGCAAATCATAAGTTCAGCCTGGGCGACATGGATCTGGGAGTGACCCAGTCCACATTCTGGGTGATGGTGCTATTCGGACTCGTCACACACTTACAGAACTTCGGCATTGATCAGGGTTACATCCAGCGGTATGCGACAGCGAAATCCGATGAAGACGCAGCACGGAGCGTCTGGATGGGAGGCCTTTGCTTTATTCCCCTCAGCGCGGCATTCTTCTTCATCGGGACGGCACTCTTCGTACTTTACCAGCAACGCCCATCCGACTTGCCGCCGAACATCAAGTCCGACGCTGTCTTCCCGCACTTCATCGGCTCGCAACTTCCCCCCGGCGTGATGGGGCTTGTCCTGGCTGCAATCTTCTCAGCCGCAATGGACTCGAATCTGAACTGCTGTGCGACGCTGTATCTCTGCGATATTCACCGCCGCTACATTCACCCGGATGCTGGCGAGAAAGAGTCGATGCGCGTTCTCCATTATTCAACGCTGATTATGGGAATGCTCAGCATCTGCGCAGCCCTGGCCATGGTCGGACGCCAGCGGAACGCTCTGGATGTCTGGTGGAAACTATCGGGAATATTCAGCGGCGGACTACTGGGCCTCTTCCTGCTCGGGTTGCTCTCACGACGAGCGAACTCGCGTCACGCTGCCATCGCCGTGTCCGCCGGAGTCATCGTCATAGTCTGGATGACGGTCACCCCCATGGCCAGCGGTTATCTCAGCTCACAGGGCTTAGGCTGGTTTGTCAGCCCTTTCAACGACAACCTGATCATTGTCGTGGGAGCACTAACGATTTTGCTGATTGGACTGACTGCAAGCCGGCTGGCCGAACGGCAAACTCGTGAAGTTCGGATCGATCCACTGCCAGAAAGTGTCATTGACCAGGAACTCTCCACGTGA